A part of Paroedura picta isolate Pp20150507F chromosome 7, Ppicta_v3.0, whole genome shotgun sequence genomic DNA contains:
- the NFIL3 gene encoding nuclear factor interleukin-3-regulated protein — protein MQLRKMQSIKTEQAPADTSSNVDKIMVLNSTLTDVSDDLASGEDMLLNEGSIVKNKSSACRRKREFIPDEKKDAMYWEKRRKNNEAAKRSREKRRLNDLVLENKLIALGEENATLKAELLSLKLKFGLISSSAYAQEVQKLSNSTAVYFQEYQNSKSSINSFIDEHEPSIVGSSCISVIKHSPQSSLSDVSEVSSVDHAQTSPIQTNCRNPESKFQIIKQEPMELENYTRDSRDERNSYASSMYQNYMGSNFNGFSHSPPLLQVNRSSSNSPRTSEADDGVVGKSSDGEDEQQVPKGPIHSPVELKNTHATVKVPEVSSSALPHKLRIKAKAMQIKVESLDNEFDTAQKLSSPVDMSSKRHFELEKHNVQNMVHTSHTPFSVQVTNIQDWSLKPEHWHHQKELTDKIQTVCKSGVGDIKDNSYKVSETENLYLKQGIANLSAEVASLKRLITTQHISASDSG, from the coding sequence ATGCAGCTGAGAAAAATGCAGTCCATTAAAACAGAACAAGCACCTGCTGATACAAGTAGCAATGTGGACAAAATCATGGTACTTAATTCCACATTAACCGACGTATCTGATGACTTAGCAAGTGGTGAAGACATGCTACTAAATGAAGGAAGCATTGTAAAAAACAAATCTTCTGCATGCCGGAGAAAACGAGAATTCATTCCTGATGAAAAGAAAGATGCTATGTACtgggaaaaaaggaggaaaaataatGAAGCTGCCAAAAGGTCTCGTGAAAAGCGTCGGCTGAATGACCTTGTGTTAGAGAACAAACTAATTGCACTGGGAGaagaaaatgccactttgaaagCTGAGTTACTTTCACTGAAGCTAAAGTTTGGTTTAATTAGCTCTTCTGCATATGCCCAAGAAGTTCAGAAGCTCAGTAATTCAACAGCTGTGTATTTTCAGgagtatcagaattccaaatcaAGCATTAACTCTTTCATAGATGAACATGAGCCATCTATTGTGGGCAGTAGTTGTATATCTGTCATTAAGCACTCACCACAAAGCTCTTTATCTGATGTCTCTGAAGTTTCATCAGTAGATCATGCCCAGACAAGCCCTATACAAACTAATTGCAGAAATCCTGAAAGTAAGTTCCAAATAATAAAACAGGAGCCTATGGAATTAGAAAACTATACCAGAGATTCACGAGATGAAAGAAACTCCTATGCATCATCGATGTATCAAAACTACATGGGAAGCAACTTCAATGGGTTTTCACATTCTCCTCCTCTCTTGCAAGTTAACAGATCCTCCAGTAACTCTCCAAGAACTTCAGAGGCAGATGATGGTGTTGTAGGGAAGTCATCAGATGGAGAAGATGAGCAGCAGGTTCCTAAAGGCCCAATTCACTCTCCTGTTGAACTTAAAAATACCCATGCTACAGTTAAGGTTCCAGAGGTGAGCTCTTCAGCACTGCCTCACAAGCTTCGAATTAAGGCCAAGGCTATGCAAATCAAAGTGGAATCATTAGACAATGAATTTGATACTGCCCAGAAACTGTCATCCCCGGTTGACATGTCATCGAAAAGACATTTTGAGCTTGAAAAGCACAATGTACAAAATATGGTACATACTTCCcacactcctttctctgttcAAGTGACTAACATCCAGGACTGGTCTCTGAAGCCAGAACACTGGCACCATCAAAAAGAACTCACTGACAAAATTCAGACTGTGTGCAAATCTGGAGTGGGTGATATTAAAGACAATTCCTACAAGGTGTCTGAGACAGAAAACTTGTATTTGAAGCAGGGCATAGCAAATTTGTCTGCAGAGGTTGCTTCACTTAAAAGACTTATAACTACCCAACACATTTCTGCTTCAGATTCTGGCTAA